The Nitrosospira multiformis ATCC 25196 region TCGAAATAGAGCACCGTATCCACCATGTGCTCCAGTACGCGCGGACCGGCCAATGCACCCTCCTTCGTCACATGGCCCACCAGAATCATGCCGGTACCGCTGGCCTTGGCGAGTCGGGTCAATTGCGCGGCGCACTCGCGTACCTGGGCGACGGAACCGGGAGCGGATTGCAGCGCGTCGGAATAAACTGTCTGAATGGAATCGATGACGGCCACGTCAGGCTTGCGTTCGGCCAGCACTTCCTGGATTCGCTCCAGGCGAATTTCCGCCAGCAAATGCAACGCCTTTGCATCGACCCCCATTCGTTTGGCGCGCATCGCCACCTGCCTGGCCGACTCTTCACCGCTCACGTACAACACGTTTCTCGCGAGCGGCAGCAAAGACATATTGCATAATGCCTGGAGCAGCAGCGTGGATTTGCCGATTCCCGGATCGCCCCCCAGCAATACCACACCACCCTGCACAAGGCCTCCGCCCAGCACCCGGTCAAACTCGAGCAAACCTGTCGAATAACGCTGCTCTTCCTCCGCTTCCACTTCACTCAAGCTCTGAACTTCCCTGCTTTCTGAGACGGGAGTGAATCGCGCTGCCGCCTTTTCGCTCATCGCCTCGACAAGGGTGTTCCATGCCTGGCAATGCGGGCATTGACCCTGCCATTTCAAAGTCTGGCCGCCGCATTCGGTGCAGGAATAAGTAGATTTGGATTTAGCCATGTATGGAAAACCGGAATTTGTTATCGCCCTGAAAGCTCAATCATCGAAGTAATATATTTCATTTCCACGAACCACGTCATAGATATATGGCAGACAGCAGGTGCCATCCAGCGCAAGGATTACCTCAGTTTCGGCGGTCAGGGATTTGAGGGATCGACACCGGCATAGGGAATTCCAGCCAACCTCGATATTTCGGCTTTCCAGGTGCAAATATCATCCCGGCTAAATTCCCGCAGGGAATGGTGGCCGCAGGCTCTTGTCATGATCTTCATCAGGTGTACACTGCCGTTGAAAAACAGCGCCAGGTCACGCGCCCTGGCGTCGACGTCGATCTTGTTGACCAAGTGTTGGGCATGGGTTGCTATGCCGGCAGGACAATCGCCGGAGTAGCAGATGCGCGCACCGGTACAGCCAATTGCCTGCAGCGCACTATTGGCCAGCGCGATTCCGTCGGCTCCCAAGGCTAACGCCTTAATGAAATCGGAAGGAATGCGCAAACCGCCGGTAATAATCAGGGTCACGCTATTCTTTGCACCTTTCTCATGGCCTGCGACGTCGAGAAATTTTCTCGCCCGCGCCAATGCAGCGATCGTTGGCACTGAAATATGGTCCCGGAAAATCCCCGGCGCAGC contains the following coding sequences:
- the radA gene encoding DNA repair protein RadA, whose protein sequence is MAKSKSTYSCTECGGQTLKWQGQCPHCQAWNTLVEAMSEKAAARFTPVSESREVQSLSEVEAEEEQRYSTGLLEFDRVLGGGLVQGGVVLLGGDPGIGKSTLLLQALCNMSLLPLARNVLYVSGEESARQVAMRAKRMGVDAKALHLLAEIRLERIQEVLAERKPDVAVIDSIQTVYSDALQSAPGSVAQVRECAAQLTRLAKASGTGMILVGHVTKEGALAGPRVLEHMVDTVLYFEGDTHSSFRLIRAFKNRFGAVNELGVFAMTEKGLREVSNPSALFLSHHGGQVPGSCIMVTQEGTRPLLVEIQALVDEAHSPNARRLSVGLEQNRLAMLLAVLHRHAGIACFDQDVFVNAVGGVKITEPGADLAVLLAIVSSLKNRPLPEKTVVFGEVGLAGEVRPVQRGLERLREAAKLGFVQAIVPKANKPKATPPGIEIIAVERVEEAVARMR